Proteins from one Setaria italica strain Yugu1 chromosome V, Setaria_italica_v2.0, whole genome shotgun sequence genomic window:
- the LOC101777724 gene encoding protein CDI → MSPAPPPSPLMPSAGEPFRVFVGYDPREHEAYEVCRRSLLRHATMPLDVRPVRQSDLRAAGLYWRARGPTESTEFSFTRFLTPYLAGYRGWALFVDCDFLYLADVAELLAAAVPPGADADRLAVACVKHVYEPAEATKMDGAIQTTYPRKNWSSMVLYNCAHPKNVATLTPDAVSTQTGAFLHRFAWLDDDEIGEVPFVWNFLVGHNKVDPADPTTHPRAIHYTCGGPWFKRYRDCEFADLWIKEAEELKAEKDKLEAEEKPKLIEDKDAKEQDDNKEEN, encoded by the coding sequence AtgtcgccggcgccaccgccatcgCCGCTGATGCCGTCGGCGGGGGAGCCATTCCGCGTGTTCGTGGGGTACGACCCGCGGGAGCACGAGGCGTACGAGGTGTGCCGCCGCAGCCTGCTCCGGCACGCCACCATGCCGCTCGACGTGCGCCCCGTCCGCCAGTCGGACCTCCGCGCCGCGGGGCTCTACTGGCGGGCGCGCGGGCCCACTGAGAGCACCGAGTTCTCCTTCACGCGCTTCCTCACCCCGTACCTCGCCGGCTACCGCGGCTGGGCACTCTTCGTCGACTGCGACTTCCTCTACCTCGCTGATGTCGCCGaactcctcgccgccgccgtcccgccgggcgccgacgccgaccgcctcgccgtcgcctgcgTCAAGCACGTGTACGAGCCCGCTGAGGCCACCAAGATGGACGGCGCCATCCAGACGACGTACCCACGCAAGAACTGGTCCTCCATGGTGCTCTACAACTGCGCCCACCCAAAGAACGTCGCCACGCTCACGCCCGACGCCGTCAGCACCCAGACCGGCGCATTCCTCCACCGCTTCGCCtggctcgacgacgacgagatcGGGGAGGTGCCCTTCGTCTGGAACTTCCTCGTCGGCCACAACAAGGTCGACCCCGCTGACCCGACCACGCACCCCAGGGCCATACACTACACCTGCGGCGGGCCATGGTTCAAGCGATACAGGGACTGCGAGTTCGCCGACCTCTGGATCAAGGAGGCCGAGGAGCTCAAGGCCGAGAAGGACAAGCTCGAGGCTGAGGAGAAGCCCAAGCTCATCGAGGACAAGGACGCCAAGGAGCAAGATGACAACAAGGAGGAGAATTGA